From one Deinococcus sp. YIM 134068 genomic stretch:
- a CDS encoding aminopeptidase, whose product MQTPSVSPTLSYDPERHAALLADYCLTAGASERLLVAGGTPATPLVREVTRALLRRGARPVVRLDYPGQDEDFAALASDAVLDAAHPADLADVEALDGSLRILTPGPGEAGDAGRRARLTAARAPVASIRARKKWCLTLYPTAHAAAGAGMSETEFGAFVMRAMFLDRPDPVAAWGEVRETQARLIERLTRADRVRIEAPGTDLTLRVGGRTWANSDGKRNMPSGEVFTGPLEDSAEGVVTFTVPAEYGGRMVRGARLVFRAGEVVEASAEEGEDVLRSALATDTGARRLGELGIGTNFGIQTPTGNILFDEKIGGTVHLALGRSYPETGGVNRSAIHWDLITDLRTGGRLSLDGEVMQEGGRFVR is encoded by the coding sequence GTGCAGACCCCTTCCGTCTCCCCCACCCTGAGCTACGACCCCGAGCGCCACGCGGCCCTGCTCGCCGACTACTGCCTGACGGCGGGGGCGAGTGAGCGGCTGCTCGTGGCCGGGGGCACGCCCGCGACGCCCCTCGTGCGGGAGGTGACGCGCGCCCTGCTGCGGCGCGGTGCCCGGCCCGTCGTGCGGCTGGACTACCCCGGCCAGGACGAGGACTTCGCGGCCCTCGCCTCGGACGCGGTGCTGGACGCGGCGCACCCGGCGGACCTCGCGGACGTGGAGGCGCTGGACGGCAGCCTCCGCATCCTGACGCCGGGGCCGGGAGAGGCGGGGGATGCGGGCCGCCGTGCCCGCCTCACCGCCGCCCGCGCGCCCGTGGCGTCCATCCGGGCGCGCAAGAAGTGGTGCCTGACCCTCTACCCGACCGCGCACGCCGCCGCTGGGGCCGGGATGAGCGAGACCGAGTTTGGGGCCTTCGTGATGCGCGCCATGTTTCTCGACCGACCCGACCCGGTGGCCGCGTGGGGCGAGGTGCGGGAGACGCAGGCCCGCCTGATCGAGCGGCTGACCCGCGCCGACCGGGTGCGGATCGAGGCACCGGGCACCGACCTCACCCTGCGCGTGGGCGGGCGAACGTGGGCCAACAGCGACGGCAAACGCAACATGCCGAGCGGCGAGGTCTTCACCGGGCCGTTGGAGGACAGCGCCGAGGGCGTCGTCACCTTCACGGTCCCGGCGGAGTACGGCGGGCGGATGGTGCGCGGTGCCCGCCTCGTCTTCCGCGCGGGCGAGGTCGTGGAGGCGAGCGCCGAGGAGGGGGAGGACGTGCTGCGCTCCGCCCTCGCCACAGACACGGGCGCGCGGCGGCTGGGCGAACTCGGCATCGGCACCAACTTCGGCATCCAGACCCCCACGGGCAACATCCTCTTCGACGAGAAGATCGGCGGCACCGTCCACCTCGCCCTCGGACGCTCGTACCCGGAGACGGGCGGCGTGAACCGGAGCGCGATCCACTGGGACCTCATTACCGACCTGCGAACGGGGGGGCGGCTGAGTCTGGACGGGGAGGTTATGCAGGAGGGTGGGCGGTTCGTCAGGTGA
- a CDS encoding C39 family peptidase codes for MRALLPLLLASTSVFGSVRAAPTTPAPAGYVLSGMPLVHQTYNACGPASLTQVLGYFGVNVALADVSRLTRPTERSYMTAQAIVDFAPLAGMEARLFRGGSLDTVRSAIRARLPLIALQSHVTPTQVIPHWRVVTGYDDARQEVYLMDPLLGYVRMSYADFTRVWADHRGQFAVMYPPTWKETVRKAIG; via the coding sequence GTGCGCGCCCTGCTCCCCCTCCTCCTCGCCTCCACCTCCGTGTTCGGGAGCGTTCGGGCGGCCCCAACGACTCCGGCCCCGGCGGGCTACGTCCTGTCCGGGATGCCGCTCGTCCACCAGACGTACAACGCCTGCGGCCCGGCGAGCCTCACGCAAGTCCTGGGTTACTTTGGGGTCAACGTGGCCCTGGCCGACGTGAGCCGCCTGACCCGCCCCACCGAACGCTCCTACATGACCGCTCAGGCCATCGTGGACTTCGCGCCGCTCGCGGGGATGGAGGCGCGGCTGTTCCGGGGCGGCTCGCTGGACACCGTGCGCTCGGCCATCCGCGCCCGCTTGCCGCTGATCGCGCTGCAATCGCATGTCACGCCCACGCAGGTCATTCCCCACTGGCGCGTCGTCACCGGCTACGACGACGCCCGGCAGGAGGTTTACCTGATGGACCCCCTGCTCGGCTACGTGCGGATGAGCTACGCCGACTTCACCCGCGTCTGGGCCGACCACCGGGGCCAGTTCGCGGTGATGTACCCGCCGACCTGGAAGGAAACGGTGCGAAAGGCCATCGGGTAG
- a CDS encoding DEAD/DEAH box helicase, protein MNLDRVPPAFFSLPTVGAALRMNVADVTELSLNRTAVGYQGNAQVREKGRLYRSTFMLSPGGVYAGGACGCGRKGCAHLARALLSPALDRELERLGGAASLPEPPPTRPEPPDTSDEDAPTVPLASPLRQWLTAVSELTGEGPGERGGVTLRFDLGVTLRSRTARETLTLRVRRATREGGRGEVHAVSGYALPHALRWNRSDEGGLPRFAAPDRDVLTVLALGGESGVLKGEEVWYLGDHPLTDPLLTRLLDTGRLYWEGRRTPLTPGPERPTVLAWQMDAGGVQRPVVSLPDGVRVLPVSPRWYVGERTGELGRVTSALPPALEAAFLRVPPVPPAQAAGFAEALRESFPALGDALPVPRPVRVRQVPVAYQPLLTLREERVTVSRRKGWRHQNENRTLGVAHLAHLYDGQPLTAPRQSYVDGVLHLSSRDPNAEKRSAGQVTRTGLKRLQSLQPRGDHVEHHEAAHLYAFANEGDWQRFLTTDLPKLEAKGFRVEVDPSFPYRYAEVEDWYGEAGEEGGWFTLELGVVVDGERVSLIPILVSLIAERPELFTPEALAALKDDAVIPARLPDGRRLALPAGRVRAILSVLVELHLRELPEGPLKLPLLDAARLAMLDEALQARWLGAERLLELGRRLRSFRGVVDVVPPAGLHAELRPYQRQGLSWLQFLREYDLGGILADDMGLGKTLMALAHLQTEVEAGRADRPSLVVAPTSVLGNWRAEAARFTPGLRVLTLHGPGRKAEFGRVPDHDLILTTYPLLPRDVDALREHEFHLLVLDEAQNIKNPRSAAAKAAGALNARHRLALTGTPLENHLGELWSQFNFLTPGLLHDEKTFRELYRNPIEKQGDRARQAALAARVRPFILRREKREVATELPPKTEMPVRVTLDGDQRDLYETVRVTMLERVREELDARGLARSTVAILDALLKLRQAVTDPRLVRLEAARKVSGSAKLDWLTGNLPQMVEEGRRVLIFSQFATLLGLLEETLTDLGIGYAKLTGQTKNRAAQIERFQGGEVPVFLISLKAGGVGLNLTAADTVIHLDPWWNPAAENQATDRAYRIGQDKPVFVYKLIAAGSVEERILDLQQRKSALAQGVLGGGLTSATQLTTGDLERLFAPLEESEG, encoded by the coding sequence ATGAACCTCGACCGCGTGCCGCCCGCCTTCTTCAGCCTGCCCACCGTCGGCGCGGCGCTGAGGATGAACGTCGCGGACGTGACCGAGCTGAGCCTGAACCGCACGGCGGTCGGGTATCAGGGAAACGCTCAGGTGCGGGAGAAGGGGCGGCTCTACCGCTCCACGTTCATGCTGAGTCCGGGGGGCGTCTACGCGGGCGGCGCGTGCGGATGCGGGCGCAAGGGCTGTGCCCACCTCGCCCGCGCCCTCCTCAGCCCGGCGCTGGACCGCGAGCTGGAGCGGCTGGGGGGAGCGGCATCTCTGCCCGAACCGCCTCCCACCCGACCGGAGCCGCCCGACACCTCCGACGAGGACGCCCCCACCGTCCCTCTCGCCTCCCCGCTGCGGCAGTGGCTCACGGCGGTCTCCGAGCTGACCGGGGAGGGGCCGGGGGAGCGGGGCGGCGTCACCCTGCGCTTCGACCTCGGCGTGACGCTGCGCTCCCGCACGGCGCGCGAGACGCTGACGTTGCGGGTGCGGCGGGCCACGCGGGAGGGCGGACGCGGGGAGGTGCACGCCGTCTCCGGCTACGCCCTGCCCCACGCCCTGCGCTGGAACCGGAGTGACGAAGGCGGCCTGCCCCGCTTCGCCGCCCCCGACCGCGATGTGCTGACCGTCCTCGCGCTCGGCGGCGAGAGCGGCGTCTTGAAGGGCGAGGAGGTGTGGTATCTCGGCGACCACCCGCTCACCGACCCCCTCCTCACCCGGCTGCTGGACACGGGCCGCCTGTACTGGGAGGGGCGGCGGACCCCCCTCACCCCCGGTCCCGAACGGCCCACCGTTCTCGCCTGGCAGATGGACGCGGGCGGAGTGCAGCGACCGGTCGTGAGTCTGCCGGACGGCGTGCGCGTGCTGCCCGTCTCGCCGCGCTGGTACGTGGGCGAGAGGACGGGGGAGCTGGGGCGCGTGACCTCGGCGCTGCCGCCCGCGCTGGAGGCCGCCTTCCTGCGGGTGCCCCCCGTGCCTCCCGCGCAGGCCGCCGGATTCGCGGAGGCGCTGAGGGAAAGCTTCCCGGCGCTCGGCGACGCGCTGCCCGTGCCCCGGCCCGTGCGGGTGAGGCAGGTGCCCGTGGCGTACCAGCCCCTCCTGACGTTGCGCGAGGAGCGGGTGACGGTGAGCCGCCGCAAGGGCTGGCGACATCAGAACGAGAACCGCACCCTCGGCGTCGCCCACCTCGCCCACCTGTACGACGGTCAGCCGCTGACGGCCCCGCGTCAGAGCTACGTGGACGGCGTGCTGCACCTCTCCTCCCGCGATCCCAACGCCGAGAAACGCAGCGCCGGACAGGTCACGCGCACAGGTCTCAAGCGTCTCCAGAGTCTTCAGCCGCGCGGCGACCACGTGGAGCACCACGAGGCCGCCCATCTCTATGCCTTCGCCAACGAGGGCGACTGGCAACGTTTCCTCACCACCGACCTCCCGAAGTTGGAGGCCAAAGGCTTCCGGGTGGAGGTGGACCCCTCCTTCCCCTACCGCTACGCCGAGGTGGAGGACTGGTACGGCGAGGCGGGGGAGGAGGGCGGCTGGTTCACCCTCGAACTCGGCGTGGTCGTGGACGGCGAGCGCGTGAGCCTCATCCCCATCCTCGTCTCCCTCATCGCCGAGCGACCGGAACTCTTCACGCCGGAGGCCCTCGCCGCATTGAAAGACGACGCCGTGATTCCCGCTCGGCTCCCCGACGGTCGCCGCCTCGCGCTGCCCGCCGGACGGGTGCGAGCCATCCTCAGCGTGCTGGTCGAGTTGCACCTGCGGGAGCTGCCCGAGGGTCCCCTCAAGCTGCCCCTGCTCGACGCCGCGCGCCTGGCGATGCTCGACGAGGCGTTGCAGGCGCGGTGGCTCGGTGCCGAACGTCTGCTCGAACTGGGACGCCGCCTGCGCTCCTTCCGGGGGGTGGTGGACGTGGTGCCGCCCGCTGGCCTGCACGCCGAGTTGCGCCCCTACCAGCGGCAGGGCCTCTCTTGGCTGCAATTCCTGCGCGAGTACGATCTGGGCGGGATTCTGGCGGACGACATGGGGCTTGGCAAAACGCTGATGGCCCTCGCCCACCTCCAGACCGAGGTGGAGGCAGGCCGCGCCGACCGTCCCTCCCTCGTCGTCGCCCCCACCAGCGTCCTCGGCAACTGGCGCGCGGAGGCGGCCCGCTTCACGCCGGGGCTGCGGGTGCTGACCCTGCACGGGCCGGGGCGCAAGGCGGAGTTCGGGCGCGTGCCGGATCACGACCTCATCCTCACCACCTACCCGCTGCTCCCGCGTGACGTGGACGCCCTGCGGGAGCACGAGTTCCACCTCCTCGTCCTCGACGAGGCGCAGAACATCAAGAATCCGAGGAGCGCCGCCGCGAAGGCTGCCGGGGCACTCAACGCCCGCCACCGCCTCGCCCTGACCGGCACGCCGCTGGAAAACCACCTCGGCGAGCTGTGGTCGCAGTTCAATTTCCTGACGCCGGGATTGCTGCACGACGAGAAGACCTTCCGCGAGCTGTACCGCAACCCCATCGAGAAACAGGGGGACCGCGCCCGTCAGGCTGCCCTCGCCGCCCGCGTGCGTCCCTTCATCCTGCGCCGTGAGAAACGCGAGGTGGCGACCGAACTGCCGCCCAAGACCGAGATGCCCGTGCGCGTGACGCTCGACGGCGACCAGCGCGACCTGTACGAGACGGTGCGCGTGACCATGCTGGAGCGGGTGCGCGAGGAACTCGACGCGCGGGGGCTGGCCCGCTCCACCGTCGCCATCCTCGACGCGCTGCTCAAGCTGCGGCAGGCCGTGACCGACCCCCGGCTCGTGAGGCTGGAGGCGGCCCGCAAGGTCAGCGGCAGCGCCAAGCTCGACTGGCTGACCGGGAACCTGCCACAGATGGTGGAGGAGGGCCGCCGCGTCCTGATCTTCTCCCAGTTCGCTACCCTGCTCGGCCTGCTGGAGGAGACCCTGACAGACCTCGGCATCGGGTACGCCAAGTTGACGGGGCAGACGAAGAACCGCGCCGCGCAGATCGAACGCTTCCAGGGGGGCGAGGTGCCCGTCTTCCTCATCAGCCTCAAGGCGGGGGGCGTGGGCCTGAACCTCACCGCCGCCGACACGGTGATCCACCTCGACCCGTGGTGGAACCCCGCCGCCGAGAATCAGGCCACCGACCGCGCCTACCGCATCGGGCAGGACAAACCTGTCTTCGTCTACAAGCTGATCGCGGCAGGCAGCGTGGAGGAGCGGATTCTGGACCTCCAGCAGAGGAAATCGGCGCTCGCGCAGGGTGTGCTAGGCGGCGGCCTGACGAGCGCGACGCAATTGACGACCGGGGATTTGGAACGGCTGTTCGCGCCGCTGGAGGAGTCAGAGGGCTGA